In the Staphylococcus condimenti genome, one interval contains:
- a CDS encoding WD40/YVTN/BNR-like repeat-containing protein, whose amino-acid sequence MKKFFLGMVDELVIVNERGNGDFDIKTRLEGTHPVDLVQHPDSPEIIYCATYGNGLWKSIDGGDHWRAIGQMNAYHEPTKGLGIKSAYMTAVAINPHNPDILYVGTEPSAIYYSDDGGKTFTEFEGVQNLPSQPYWEFPARPYTHHVQDLMPSSKEKNILNAAIEFGAFINTNDGGESWNDRPFFSPRDVHQIATHNAAPGKLFAVCGDGLAIKGHSFAESDNDGMSWSYSSEGLERYPYLYTIAINPNNAEDIFVGAAENAFAAHHRDENKGYPRSTVFRRNEDGSWNESSAGLPIEDMYVSQLEADPNGQDTFYALNNLGLYKFENSKWHRLEVPWKDKYLDQHPTFLNIIK is encoded by the coding sequence GTGAAAAAATTTTTCTTAGGTATGGTAGATGAACTGGTCATTGTAAATGAAAGAGGTAATGGTGATTTCGATATAAAAACACGTCTTGAAGGTACACATCCAGTTGATTTAGTACAACATCCTGATTCACCAGAGATAATATATTGTGCTACGTATGGAAATGGTCTTTGGAAAAGTATTGATGGAGGGGATCATTGGAGAGCAATTGGTCAAATGAATGCTTATCACGAACCAACAAAAGGATTAGGTATTAAATCAGCATACATGACAGCTGTAGCAATCAATCCTCATAACCCTGACATATTATATGTTGGAACAGAACCGAGTGCTATTTATTATTCTGATGACGGGGGTAAAACGTTCACTGAATTTGAAGGAGTTCAAAATTTACCATCACAACCTTATTGGGAATTTCCGGCACGCCCCTATACACATCATGTTCAAGATTTAATGCCAAGTTCAAAAGAGAAAAATATATTGAATGCTGCTATTGAATTTGGTGCTTTTATTAATACCAACGATGGTGGGGAGTCATGGAATGATCGTCCTTTCTTTAGTCCAAGAGATGTTCACCAAATAGCTACGCATAATGCTGCACCTGGTAAGTTATTCGCAGTATGCGGAGACGGTTTAGCTATAAAGGGACATTCTTTTGCTGAGAGTGATAATGATGGTATGAGCTGGTCTTATTCTAGTGAAGGTTTGGAAAGATATCCTTATTTGTATACCATAGCAATCAACCCTAATAATGCAGAAGATATTTTTGTAGGTGCTGCAGAAAATGCTTTTGCTGCACATCATAGAGATGAAAATAAAGGTTACCCTCGTTCAACTGTTTTCCGAAGAAATGAAGACGGCAGTTGGAATGAATCATCAGCAGGATTGCCTATTGAAGATATGTATGTTAGTCAGCTTGAAGCGGATCCGAATGGGCAAGATACATTTTATGCATTAAATAATCTGGGATTATATAAATTTGAAAACAGTAAGTGGCATAGATTAGAGGTTCCGTGGAAAGATAAATATCTTGATCAACATCCCACATTTTTAAATATAATAAAATAG
- a CDS encoding flavin reductase family protein: MFINPSETEMGNMYKLLIGTVTPRPIAFVTSQDENGNLNAAPFAFFNVVCPEPPMLMISVGKQDGELKDTSSNIIKNKEFVVHIVDESIVKEVVKTGENYPHDINELEKTTLTTTSSKTVSVPSVKEAKVRYECELVEHLSLGDEKNGTDMLIGQVKAVYIDDEIYDVEHGYVDVDKLNPISRVIGNKYVKIGESIEDLLK, encoded by the coding sequence ATGTTTATAAATCCAAGCGAAACAGAAATGGGTAATATGTATAAACTTCTAATAGGTACTGTGACGCCTAGACCGATTGCTTTTGTAACGTCACAAGACGAAAATGGAAATTTAAATGCAGCACCTTTTGCATTTTTTAATGTGGTTTGTCCAGAACCTCCGATGTTGATGATTTCTGTCGGAAAACAAGATGGTGAACTTAAGGATACTAGTTCTAACATTATTAAAAATAAAGAATTTGTTGTTCATATCGTTGATGAATCTATTGTTAAAGAGGTAGTTAAAACAGGTGAAAACTATCCTCATGATATTAATGAATTAGAAAAGACAACTCTGACAACTACATCATCAAAAACAGTAAGTGTTCCAAGTGTTAAAGAAGCTAAAGTACGTTATGAATGTGAATTAGTAGAACACTTATCTTTAGGTGATGAAAAAAATGGAACAGATATGTTAATAGGGCAAGTGAAAGCAGTTTATATAGATGATGAAATATACGATGTAGAACATGGATATGTGGATGTAGATAAATTAAATCCGATAAGTCGTGTTATTGGAAATAAATATGTGAAAATTGGTGAATCAATAGAGGATTTGCTTAAATAA
- the smpB gene encoding SsrA-binding protein SmpB, producing the protein MSKKKKKSPGTLAENRKARHDYNIEDTIEAGIVLRGTEIKSIRRGSANLKDSFAQVKNGEIYVHNMHIAPYEEGNRFNHDPLRPRKLLLHKREIEKLGTRTREIGYSIIPLKLYLKHGVCKMLIGVARGKKKYDKRQDLKDKAVKRDMQRAMKDRY; encoded by the coding sequence ATGTCGAAAAAGAAGAAAAAATCTCCAGGTACCTTAGCGGAGAATCGTAAAGCAAGACATGATTATAATATAGAAGATACGATTGAAGCGGGCATTGTGTTAAGAGGAACAGAGATTAAGTCAATTCGACGTGGCAGTGCAAATTTGAAAGATAGTTTCGCACAAGTAAAAAATGGTGAAATTTATGTGCATAATATGCATATTGCGCCTTATGAAGAGGGAAATCGTTTCAATCATGACCCTTTACGTCCGCGAAAACTACTGTTGCACAAAAGAGAAATTGAAAAACTCGGTACACGGACTAGAGAAATCGGATATTCGATTATTCCGTTAAAACTTTATCTCAAACATGGTGTTTGTAAAATGCTGATTGGCGTAGCTAGAGGTAAGAAAAAGTATGATAAACGTCAAGACTTAAAAGATAAAGCGGTTAAACGAGATATGCAAAGAGCGATGAAAGATCGTTATTAA
- the rnr gene encoding ribonuclease R: MNLKQSVAEIIKQPDYEPMSVSDFQDRLGLNNADSFRDLIKVLVELEQSGLVERTKTDRYQRKGSQTMKNNLVKGTLSQNKKGFAFLRPEDEEMEDIFIPPTKINRAMDGDTVIVEVQPSKGEFKGKVEGEVKTIEKHSVTQVVGTYTEGRHFGFVIPDDKRIMQDIFIPKGQSLGAVEGHKVLVQISKYAEGNDNPEGHVSAILGHKNDPGVDILSIIYQHGIEIEFPDEVLKEAEAIPETIEPSEIEGRRDLRDELTITIDGADAKDLDDAISLKKLPNGNTQLTVSIADVSHYVKEGSALDKEAYDRGTSVYLVDRVIPMIPHRLSNGICSLNPNVDRLTLSCRMEIDQDGNVKNHEIFDSVIESDHRMTYDEVNKIITDKDPELREKYKDVTPMLDLAQDLSNRLKQMRKRRGEIDFDIDEAKVLVNDEGIPVDVQLRDRGEGERLIESFMLAANETVAEHFSKMEVPFIYRVHEQPKSDRLTQFFDFITNFGIMVRGTGEDISPSTLQEIHEKVKGLPEQTVVSTMMLRSMQQARYEDANLGHFGLSADYYTHFTSPIRRYPDLVVHRLIRKYLIDETMSGKELKKWEDKLPEIAEHTSNRERRAIEAERDTDELKKAEFMLQHIGEEYEGIISSVANFGMFVELPNTVEGMFHVSNMTDDYYQFAEGQMAMIGERSGNVFRIGDSVKIKVVNVDVEQRMIDFQIVGMPEPKRRKAEDRPARGTTIQAKSRGKSLSGDKKKGKKKQRKGKNQRNRDKQNNTQHKPYYKSKKVKQKARKKK; the protein is encoded by the coding sequence ATGAATTTAAAACAATCTGTAGCAGAGATTATTAAACAACCTGATTATGAACCCATGTCAGTTTCTGATTTTCAAGATCGTTTAGGTTTAAACAATGCCGACTCATTTAGAGACTTAATAAAGGTGTTAGTTGAACTAGAACAATCTGGCTTAGTTGAACGAACGAAAACGGACCGCTACCAAAGAAAAGGAAGTCAAACTATGAAAAATAATCTGGTAAAAGGTACTTTAAGTCAAAATAAAAAAGGATTCGCATTCTTGCGTCCTGAAGACGAAGAAATGGAAGATATCTTTATTCCGCCGACAAAAATAAATCGTGCCATGGATGGGGACACAGTTATAGTTGAAGTCCAACCATCAAAAGGTGAATTTAAAGGAAAAGTTGAAGGCGAAGTCAAAACAATTGAAAAACATTCAGTAACGCAAGTCGTAGGTACTTATACTGAAGGGCGTCATTTTGGATTTGTGATTCCCGATGACAAACGTATCATGCAAGATATCTTTATTCCGAAAGGTCAAAGTTTAGGTGCGGTTGAAGGACACAAAGTATTGGTTCAAATTTCAAAATATGCAGAAGGAAATGACAATCCAGAAGGTCATGTTTCTGCAATTTTAGGACACAAAAATGATCCTGGTGTAGATATTTTATCTATTATCTATCAACATGGAATTGAAATCGAATTTCCAGATGAAGTGTTGAAAGAAGCTGAGGCAATTCCTGAAACAATTGAACCTTCTGAAATTGAAGGACGCAGAGATTTACGTGATGAATTAACCATTACAATTGATGGGGCAGATGCTAAGGACTTAGATGATGCAATCAGTCTTAAAAAATTACCGAATGGTAATACACAATTGACAGTCAGCATCGCAGACGTCAGCCATTATGTAAAAGAAGGATCAGCGTTAGATAAGGAAGCGTATGATCGTGGTACAAGTGTTTATTTAGTAGACCGTGTTATTCCAATGATTCCTCACCGTTTAAGTAATGGAATTTGTTCATTAAATCCAAATGTAGATCGCCTGACTTTAAGTTGCCGCATGGAAATTGATCAAGATGGCAATGTGAAAAACCACGAAATTTTTGATAGTGTCATTGAATCAGATCATCGTATGACTTACGACGAAGTGAATAAAATTATTACTGACAAAGATCCTGAACTTCGAGAAAAATATAAAGATGTCACACCAATGCTCGATTTAGCGCAAGACTTATCAAATCGATTAAAACAGATGCGTAAACGTCGTGGAGAAATTGACTTCGATATTGATGAAGCTAAAGTGCTTGTTAATGATGAAGGTATTCCTGTGGATGTTCAATTGCGAGACCGTGGTGAAGGAGAACGCTTAATTGAATCATTTATGCTAGCAGCCAACGAAACAGTTGCTGAACACTTTAGTAAAATGGAAGTGCCATTTATATATCGTGTCCATGAACAGCCTAAATCAGATCGTTTAACACAGTTCTTCGATTTTATCACGAACTTCGGTATTATGGTCAGAGGTACAGGAGAAGATATTTCTCCAAGTACATTGCAAGAAATTCATGAAAAAGTGAAAGGCTTGCCTGAACAAACTGTTGTTTCAACAATGATGTTGCGTTCTATGCAACAAGCGCGTTATGAAGATGCCAATTTAGGACACTTTGGCTTATCAGCTGATTATTATACACACTTTACGTCACCAATTCGTCGTTATCCAGATTTAGTTGTACATCGATTAATTCGTAAATATTTAATTGATGAAACAATGAGCGGTAAAGAATTGAAAAAATGGGAAGATAAGTTGCCTGAAATTGCAGAACATACTTCAAACCGTGAACGTCGTGCAATTGAAGCAGAACGTGACACTGATGAATTGAAAAAAGCAGAATTTATGCTGCAGCATATTGGTGAAGAATATGAAGGTATTATCAGTTCAGTTGCGAACTTCGGTATGTTTGTTGAATTGCCGAACACTGTAGAAGGTATGTTCCATGTTTCTAACATGACAGATGATTACTATCAATTTGCAGAAGGCCAAATGGCAATGATAGGAGAACGTTCTGGTAATGTGTTCCGTATTGGTGACTCAGTGAAAATCAAAGTTGTGAATGTAGATGTCGAACAACGTATGATTGATTTCCAAATTGTGGGAATGCCTGAACCAAAACGTAGAAAAGCTGAAGATCGCCCTGCACGCGGTACAACAATTCAAGCAAAATCACGCGGCAAAAGTTTAAGTGGCGATAAGAAAAAAGGTAAAAAGAAACAACGTAAAGGAAAAAATCAACGAAATCGCGACAAACAAAATAATACGCAACACAAACCTTACTATAAAAGCAAAAAGGTAAAACAAAAGGCACGAAAAAAGAAATAA
- a CDS encoding alpha/beta hydrolase gives MQIKLPKPFFFEEGKRAVLLLHGFTGNSSDVRQLGRFLQKKGYTSYAPQYEGHAAPPEEILQSSPHVWFKDALDGYDFLVEQGYDEIVVAGLSLGGDFALKLSLNRDVEGIVTMCAPMFIKTEGSMYEGVLEYARNFKKYQGKDEATINREMEAFHPTHTLKELQQTIQDVREHVDEVMDPLLVIQAEQDKMINPESANVIYDEASSEDKNIKWYADSGHVITIDKEKEKVFEDIYEFLESLDWSE, from the coding sequence ATGCAAATTAAATTGCCAAAACCGTTCTTTTTTGAAGAAGGTAAAAGAGCAGTATTATTGTTACATGGTTTTACTGGAAACTCTTCCGATGTAAGACAACTGGGACGCTTTTTACAGAAAAAAGGGTATACATCTTATGCGCCTCAATATGAAGGCCATGCAGCGCCACCGGAAGAAATTTTACAATCCAGCCCGCATGTCTGGTTTAAAGATGCGTTAGATGGTTACGACTTTTTAGTGGAACAAGGATATGATGAAATTGTAGTAGCCGGCTTATCTTTAGGCGGAGATTTTGCGCTTAAGTTAAGCTTAAATAGAGATGTAGAGGGTATTGTAACGATGTGTGCGCCTATGTTTATTAAGACAGAAGGCTCAATGTACGAAGGTGTCCTTGAATATGCACGCAACTTCAAAAAATATCAAGGTAAAGATGAGGCGACAATCAATCGTGAGATGGAAGCTTTCCATCCTACTCATACTTTAAAAGAATTACAGCAAACAATACAAGATGTTCGAGAACATGTAGATGAAGTGATGGATCCGTTACTTGTCATCCAAGCAGAACAAGATAAAATGATTAATCCTGAATCTGCAAATGTAATTTATGATGAAGCATCTTCTGAAGACAAAAATATAAAATGGTATGCGGATTCCGGTCATGTTATCACAATTGATAAAGAAAAAGAAAAAGTCTTCGAGGATATTTATGAATTCCTTGAAAGTCTTGATTGGTCTGAATAG
- the secG gene encoding preprotein translocase subunit SecG, with amino-acid sequence MHTLLTVLLIIDCIALITVVLLQESKSNGLSGAISGGAEQLFGGKQKQRGVDLFLNRVTIGLSIAFFVLMLAITYFNM; translated from the coding sequence ATGCACACTTTATTGACAGTTTTATTGATTATAGACTGTATCGCTTTAATCACAGTTGTGTTACTCCAAGAAAGCAAAAGTAACGGCCTTTCAGGAGCAATCAGCGGCGGTGCTGAACAGCTCTTCGGTGGAAAACAAAAGCAACGCGGTGTTGACTTGTTCTTAAACCGTGTAACAATTGGTTTGTCTATTGCATTTTTCGTGTTAATGTTAGCAATTACTTATTTCAATATGTAA
- the eno gene encoding surface-displayed alpha-enolase, with protein MPIITDVYAREVLDSRGNPTVEVEVLTESGAFGRALVPSGASTGEYEAVELRDGDKDRYLGKGVTKAVENVNEKIAPEIVEGEFSVLDQVSIDKMMIQLDGTENKGKLGANAILGVSIAVARAAADLLGQPLYKYLGGFNGKQLPVPMMNIVNGGSHSDAPIAFQEFMILPVGADSFKESLRWGAEIFHNLAKILKKRGLETAVGDEGGFAPKFHGTEDAVDTILEAIKAVGLEPGKDVYLGFDIASSEFYENGVYDYTKFEGQEGAKRTSAEQVDYLEELVNKYPIITIEDGMDENDWDGWKQLTDRLGKKVQLVGDDLFVTNTKKLSEGIEKGIGNSILIKVNQIGTLTETFDAIQMAQKAGYTAVISHRSGETEDTTIADIAVATNAGQIKTGSLSRTDRIAKYNQLLRIEDELYETAEFDGIHSFYNLDK; from the coding sequence ATGCCAATTATTACAGATGTTTATGCTCGCGAAGTCCTAGATTCTCGAGGTAATCCAACAGTTGAAGTAGAAGTATTAACTGAAAGCGGTGCATTCGGTCGTGCATTAGTACCATCAGGTGCATCAACAGGTGAATACGAAGCCGTAGAACTACGTGACGGTGACAAAGATCGTTACTTAGGTAAAGGTGTTACTAAAGCAGTTGAAAATGTAAACGAAAAAATCGCACCAGAGATCGTTGAAGGCGAATTTTCAGTATTAGACCAAGTTTCAATCGACAAAATGATGATTCAATTAGATGGAACTGAAAACAAAGGTAAATTAGGTGCAAACGCTATTCTTGGTGTTTCTATTGCTGTTGCACGTGCAGCTGCAGACTTATTAGGCCAACCACTTTACAAATATTTAGGTGGATTCAATGGTAAACAATTACCAGTTCCTATGATGAACATTGTAAACGGTGGTTCTCATTCTGATGCGCCGATTGCATTCCAAGAATTCATGATTTTACCTGTTGGCGCTGATTCATTTAAAGAATCATTACGCTGGGGTGCTGAAATCTTCCACAACTTAGCTAAAATTCTTAAAAAACGCGGTTTAGAAACTGCAGTAGGTGACGAAGGTGGATTTGCTCCTAAATTCCACGGCACAGAAGATGCTGTTGATACAATTTTAGAAGCAATCAAAGCAGTAGGTTTAGAACCTGGTAAAGATGTTTACCTTGGATTCGACATTGCTTCTTCTGAATTCTACGAAAATGGTGTTTATGACTACACTAAATTCGAAGGACAAGAAGGCGCTAAACGTACTTCAGCTGAACAAGTTGACTACTTAGAAGAATTAGTTAATAAATATCCAATCATCACAATTGAAGATGGTATGGATGAAAATGACTGGGATGGTTGGAAACAACTTACAGATCGTTTAGGTAAAAAAGTTCAATTAGTAGGTGACGACTTATTCGTTACAAATACTAAAAAACTATCTGAAGGTATCGAAAAAGGTATCGGTAACTCAATCTTAATCAAAGTTAACCAAATCGGTACTTTAACTGAAACATTCGATGCAATTCAAATGGCTCAAAAAGCTGGTTACACAGCAGTTATCTCACACCGTTCTGGTGAAACAGAAGATACTACAATTGCTGACATCGCTGTAGCTACAAATGCAGGACAAATTAAAACTGGTTCATTATCAAGAACAGACCGTATTGCAAAATACAATCAATTATTACGTATTGAAGATGAATTATACGAAACAGCTGAATTCGACGGCATTCACTCTTTCTATAATTTAGATAAATAA
- the gpmI gene encoding 2,3-bisphosphoglycerate-independent phosphoglycerate mutase — protein sequence MAKQPTALIILDGFANRESEHGNAVKQAFKPNFDRYYEKYPTTQIEASGLAVGLPEGQMGNSEVGHMNIGAGRIVYQSLTRINKAIEDGDFFENEVLNEAIEHVKSHDSALHVFGLLSDGGVHSHYKHLFAILELAKKQGLDKVYVHGFLDGRDVDQKSALKYVKETEEKFKEIGIGQFASISGRYYAMDRDKRWEREEKAYNAIRDIDAPEYASAEEGIEANYENGVTDEFVVPFSIKEQNEGVQDGDSVVFFNFRPDRAGQLSEIFTNKDFKGFEVKQPNDLFFATFTKYSDQVDASIVFEKVDLKQTIGEVAEANNLKQLRIAETEKYPHVTYFMSGGRNEEFEGERRRLIDSPKVATYDLKPEMSAYEVKDALLEELNKGDLDLIILNFANPDMVGHSGMLEPTVKAIEAVDECLGEVVDKIIDMGGNAIITADHGNSDQVLTDDDEPMTTHTTNPVPVIVTKEGVTLRETGKLGDLAPTLLDLLNVTQPEEMTGESLIKH from the coding sequence ATGGCAAAACAACCAACAGCATTAATCATCCTTGATGGTTTTGCGAACAGAGAAAGTGAACACGGTAATGCAGTCAAACAAGCGTTCAAACCGAATTTCGACCGTTATTATGAAAAATATCCAACTACACAAATCGAAGCAAGCGGTTTAGCAGTTGGATTACCTGAAGGACAAATGGGTAATTCTGAAGTCGGTCATATGAACATTGGTGCCGGACGTATTGTATATCAAAGTTTAACAAGAATTAATAAAGCGATTGAAGATGGAGATTTCTTTGAAAATGAGGTCTTGAATGAAGCAATTGAACATGTAAAATCACATGATTCTGCGCTACATGTTTTCGGTTTATTATCTGACGGTGGTGTTCACAGTCACTACAAACATTTATTTGCGATTCTAGAACTTGCTAAAAAACAAGGATTAGATAAAGTATACGTTCACGGCTTCTTAGATGGACGTGACGTTGATCAAAAATCAGCCTTGAAATATGTAAAAGAAACTGAAGAAAAATTCAAAGAAATCGGTATCGGACAATTTGCTTCAATTTCTGGACGTTATTATGCGATGGACCGCGATAAACGTTGGGAACGTGAAGAAAAAGCTTATAATGCAATCCGTGATATCGATGCGCCTGAATATGCGTCAGCAGAAGAAGGTATCGAAGCGAATTATGAAAATGGTGTTACTGATGAATTCGTTGTACCTTTCTCAATCAAAGAACAAAATGAAGGTGTTCAAGATGGAGATTCAGTAGTATTCTTCAATTTCCGTCCTGATAGAGCGGGTCAACTTTCTGAAATCTTCACAAATAAAGATTTTAAAGGATTTGAAGTTAAGCAACCAAATGATTTATTCTTCGCTACTTTTACAAAATATAGTGATCAAGTAGATGCAAGTATTGTTTTCGAAAAAGTAGATTTGAAACAAACAATCGGTGAAGTTGCTGAAGCAAATAACTTAAAACAATTACGTATTGCTGAAACTGAAAAATATCCTCATGTTACTTATTTCATGAGTGGCGGACGTAATGAAGAATTTGAAGGTGAACGTCGTCGTTTAATTGATTCACCTAAAGTTGCAACTTATGACTTGAAACCTGAAATGAGTGCGTATGAAGTTAAAGACGCATTATTAGAAGAACTTAATAAAGGTGATTTAGATTTAATCATCTTAAACTTTGCTAACCCAGATATGGTCGGACATAGTGGTATGCTTGAACCTACTGTAAAAGCAATTGAAGCTGTAGACGAATGTTTAGGTGAAGTCGTAGATAAAATTATTGATATGGGTGGAAATGCAATTATTACTGCAGACCATGGTAACTCAGATCAAGTTTTAACTGACGATGATGAACCGATGACAACACATACAACTAACCCAGTTCCAGTTATCGTTACTAAAGAAGGCGTAACATTACGTGAAACAGGTAAGTTAGGTGATTTAGCACCTACACTGCTTGATTTATTAAATGTAACTCAACCAGAAGAGATGACTGGTGAATCTTTAATTAAACATTAA
- the tpiA gene encoding triose-phosphate isomerase encodes MRKPIIAGNWKMNKTVQEAKDFVNALPQLPDTNEVEAVICAPTIQLDALITLVKEGKAEGLEIGAENTYYEESGAFTGETSPVALADLGVKYVIIGHSERRELFHETDEDVNKKVHAVFKHGMTPIICVGETNEQREGGKAEEVVSDQVKKALAGLSDEQLKQVVIAYEPIWAIGTGKSSTAKDANEMSAFIRKTVAELSNQEVADAVRIQYGGSVKPNNIAEYMAESDIDGALVGGASLKVEDYVKLLEGAK; translated from the coding sequence ATGAGAAAACCAATTATTGCAGGTAACTGGAAAATGAACAAAACTGTACAAGAGGCAAAAGACTTTGTAAATGCATTGCCTCAATTACCAGATACAAATGAAGTAGAAGCCGTTATTTGTGCACCAACTATTCAATTAGATGCATTAATTACTTTAGTAAAAGAAGGTAAAGCTGAAGGGCTTGAAATTGGTGCTGAAAACACTTATTACGAAGAAAGCGGCGCATTTACTGGTGAAACGTCTCCAGTTGCATTAGCAGACCTAGGTGTTAAATATGTAATTATCGGTCACTCTGAACGTCGTGAATTATTCCACGAAACTGACGAAGATGTTAATAAGAAAGTCCACGCTGTGTTTAAACACGGTATGACTCCAATCATCTGTGTTGGTGAAACAAATGAACAACGTGAAGGCGGAAAAGCTGAAGAAGTAGTATCAGACCAAGTTAAAAAAGCATTGGCAGGTTTATCTGACGAACAATTAAAACAAGTAGTTATCGCTTACGAACCTATTTGGGCAATTGGTACTGGTAAATCATCTACAGCTAAAGACGCTAACGAAATGAGTGCGTTTATACGCAAAACAGTTGCTGAACTTTCAAACCAAGAAGTAGCAGACGCAGTTCGTATTCAATACGGCGGCAGTGTAAAACCTAATAATATCGCTGAATATATGGCAGAATCAGATATTGATGGTGCTTTAGTCGGCGGTGCTTCATTGAAAGTAGAAGACTATGTAAAATTATTAGAAGGTGCTAAATAA
- a CDS encoding phosphoglycerate kinase, producing the protein MAKKHVSDLDLKGKVVLERADFNVPLKDGKITNDNRIVQALPTIEYILEQGGRLVLFSHLGKVKEESDKEKLTLRPVAERLSEKLGKDVNFIPHTRGEVLEKAIAELKDGEVLLVENTRFEDLDGKKESKNDPELGKYWASLGDVFVNDAFGTAHRSHASNVGVASNLESAAGDLMEKEIKFIGGVVNNPDKPVVAILGGAKVSDKIGVIENLLNVADKVLIGGGMAYTFLKAQGYEIGKSLLEADKVDFAKDLLERAGDKIVLPVDAKVAREFSNDAQYTVVTIDQIPADQEALDIGPETVKLFEKELKGAHTVVWNGPMGVFEFENFAQGTVGVCEAIAEMKDATTIIGGGDSAAAAMMLGFEDDFSHISTGGGASLEYLEGKELPGIQSISDK; encoded by the coding sequence ATGGCTAAAAAACATGTATCTGATTTAGACTTAAAAGGTAAAGTTGTATTAGAACGCGCTGATTTCAACGTACCTTTAAAAGATGGAAAAATTACTAATGACAACCGTATTGTTCAAGCTTTACCAACGATTGAATATATCCTTGAACAAGGAGGAAGACTTGTTCTTTTCTCACATTTAGGAAAAGTCAAAGAAGAAAGTGATAAAGAAAAATTAACACTTCGCCCAGTTGCTGAACGTTTAAGCGAAAAGCTAGGTAAAGATGTTAACTTTATCCCACATACTCGTGGTGAAGTTTTAGAAAAAGCAATCGCAGAATTAAAAGATGGAGAAGTACTTTTAGTAGAAAATACACGCTTTGAAGATTTAGATGGTAAAAAAGAATCTAAAAATGATCCTGAATTAGGGAAATATTGGGCTTCATTAGGTGATGTATTTGTAAACGATGCATTTGGTACTGCTCATCGTTCTCATGCTTCTAATGTAGGTGTTGCATCTAATTTAGAAAGTGCAGCTGGAGACTTGATGGAAAAAGAAATCAAATTTATCGGTGGTGTTGTAAACAATCCTGATAAACCAGTTGTTGCAATCTTAGGTGGCGCTAAAGTATCAGATAAAATCGGAGTCATCGAAAACTTATTGAATGTAGCTGATAAAGTTCTTATCGGCGGCGGTATGGCTTATACATTCTTAAAAGCACAAGGTTATGAAATTGGTAAATCTTTATTAGAAGCAGATAAAGTAGATTTCGCTAAAGATTTATTAGAACGTGCTGGCGATAAAATTGTATTGCCTGTAGATGCTAAAGTAGCTAGAGAATTTTCTAATGATGCACAATATACTGTTGTTACTATCGATCAAATTCCAGCAGATCAAGAAGCGCTTGATATTGGACCTGAAACTGTTAAATTATTCGAAAAAGAACTTAAAGGTGCACATACAGTAGTATGGAATGGACCAATGGGTGTGTTCGAATTTGAAAACTTTGCTCAAGGTACAGTAGGTGTTTGTGAAGCAATTGCTGAAATGAAAGATGCAACTACTATTATTGGTGGCGGAGACTCTGCAGCAGCAGCTATGATGCTTGGATTTGAGGATGATTTCTCTCATATTTCAACAGGCGGCGGTGCTTCACTTGAATACCTTGAAGGTAAAGAATTACCAGGTATCCAATCAATTAGCGATAAATAA